In one window of Skermanella rosea DNA:
- a CDS encoding response regulator, with translation MLTILVIDDEPQIRRFLRISLTASGYRVVEAETGAGGIEAAAAERPDLVILDLGLPDIDGQEVITAIREGGPVPIIVLSVRSDETDKVEALDRGADDYMVKPFGIGELMARIRAASRPRGGAEADPDRLVVGGLTIDLARRIAVRDGVEQRLSPKEHALLGLLVRNRDKILTHGQILKEVWGPAHAHDTVYLRVYVNQLRQKLEADPGRPALIITEPGVGYRLRTGSPTG, from the coding sequence ATGCTGACGATCCTGGTGATCGACGACGAACCGCAGATCCGCAGGTTCCTGCGGATCAGCCTGACCGCGTCGGGCTATCGCGTGGTGGAGGCGGAAACCGGCGCAGGAGGGATCGAGGCCGCCGCGGCCGAGCGGCCCGACCTGGTGATCCTTGACCTGGGCCTGCCGGACATCGACGGGCAGGAGGTGATCACGGCGATCCGGGAGGGCGGCCCCGTCCCGATCATCGTGCTGTCGGTGCGGTCCGACGAGACGGACAAGGTCGAGGCGCTGGACCGCGGGGCCGACGACTACATGGTCAAGCCGTTCGGGATCGGCGAGCTGATGGCCCGCATCCGCGCCGCGTCGCGCCCGCGCGGCGGTGCCGAGGCCGATCCGGACAGGCTGGTGGTCGGCGGGCTGACGATCGACCTGGCCCGGCGCATCGCCGTCCGGGACGGCGTCGAGCAGCGCCTGTCGCCCAAGGAGCACGCACTGCTCGGCCTGCTGGTCCGCAACCGCGACAAGATCCTGACCCACGGCCAGATCCTGAAGGAGGTCTGGGGACCCGCCCATGCCCACGACACTGTCTATCTCCGCGTCTATGTCAACCAGCTCCGCCAGAAGCTGGAAGCCGACCCGGGCCGGCCGGCGCTGATCATCACCGAGCCGGGCGTCGGCTACCGGCTCAGGACGGGCAGTCCCACGGGTTGA
- the glgA gene encoding glycogen synthase GlgA, whose amino-acid sequence MRVLHVASEVYPLIKTGGLADVAAALPAAQIEIGIDARLLVPGYPAVLAKLADLRPVRTLADPWTRGGSVLMLGRTPDGVPCYVIDAPDMYDRPGNPYLGPDNRDWPDNHLRFALLGWVAAWLGGPEGGLRWRPDVVHGHDWQSGLAPAYLELGLESRTGPRPATVLTIHNIAYQGLFPAGLLGELRLPAASFAVDGLEYYGQIGFLKAGLYYADRISTVSPTYAEEIQSPDGGWGLHGLLASRAGDLWGILNGVDYGVWSPAVDPALVRRYDVDSLEDKAANKTALREEFGLEQRSDAPLFGVVSRLTPMKGFDLLLSAIPALVAEGAQFAVLGSGEGWLEDGFRDLAERHRGQVGVHVGYDEPLSHRVQAGSDVIMLPSRSEPCGLIQLYGLRYGTLPLVRRVGGLADTVADAQDWAIDRGEATGFVFDHATVEDLAWACRRAVALYRDPGRWRAVQRAAMRKDFSWAASARRYLEMYRTVYPDE is encoded by the coding sequence ATGCGCGTTCTCCATGTCGCCTCCGAAGTCTATCCGCTGATCAAGACGGGCGGCCTCGCCGACGTCGCCGCGGCCCTGCCGGCCGCCCAGATCGAGATCGGGATCGACGCCCGGCTGCTGGTGCCGGGCTATCCCGCCGTCCTCGCGAAGCTGGCCGACCTCAGGCCGGTCCGCACCCTCGCCGATCCCTGGACCCGGGGCGGCTCCGTCCTGATGCTGGGGCGCACGCCCGACGGCGTGCCCTGCTACGTGATCGACGCGCCCGACATGTACGACAGGCCTGGAAACCCCTACCTGGGGCCCGACAACCGCGACTGGCCCGACAACCACCTGCGCTTCGCCCTGCTCGGCTGGGTCGCGGCCTGGCTGGGCGGGCCGGAGGGCGGGCTGCGCTGGCGGCCGGACGTGGTCCACGGCCATGACTGGCAGTCCGGTTTGGCTCCCGCCTATCTGGAACTGGGCCTGGAATCCCGGACCGGCCCCCGCCCGGCGACGGTCCTGACCATCCACAACATCGCCTACCAGGGCCTGTTCCCCGCGGGCCTGCTGGGCGAGCTCCGGCTGCCCGCCGCGAGCTTCGCGGTGGACGGGCTGGAATATTACGGCCAGATCGGCTTCCTCAAGGCGGGGCTGTACTATGCCGACCGGATCAGCACCGTCAGCCCGACCTATGCGGAGGAGATCCAGTCGCCGGACGGCGGCTGGGGCCTGCACGGCCTGCTGGCGTCCCGGGCGGGCGACCTGTGGGGGATCCTGAACGGGGTAGACTACGGTGTCTGGTCCCCGGCGGTCGATCCCGCGCTGGTCCGGCGCTACGACGTGGACAGCCTGGAGGACAAGGCGGCCAACAAGACGGCGCTGAGGGAGGAGTTCGGCCTGGAGCAGCGGAGCGACGCGCCGCTGTTCGGCGTGGTCAGCCGGCTGACGCCGATGAAGGGGTTCGACCTGCTGCTGTCCGCGATCCCGGCGTTGGTGGCCGAAGGCGCCCAGTTCGCCGTGCTGGGCAGCGGCGAGGGCTGGCTGGAGGACGGCTTCCGGGACCTGGCGGAACGCCACCGCGGGCAGGTCGGCGTTCATGTCGGCTACGACGAGCCGCTGTCCCACCGGGTCCAGGCGGGGTCGGACGTGATCATGCTGCCGTCCCGGTCGGAGCCGTGCGGGCTGATCCAGCTCTACGGCCTGCGCTACGGGACGCTGCCGCTGGTCCGCCGGGTCGGCGGGCTGGCCGACACCGTGGCCGACGCCCAGGACTGGGCGATAGACCGGGGCGAGGCGACCGGCTTCGTGTTCGACCATGCCACGGTCGAGGACCTGGCATGGGCCTGCCGCCGGGCCGTCGCCCTGTACCGGGACCCCGGCCGCTGGCGGGCGGTCCAGCGGGCCGCGATGCGCAAGGACTTCTCCTGGGCGGCCTCGGCGCGGCGATACCTGGAGATGTACCGAACGGTTTACCCCGACGAGTGA
- the glgC gene encoding glucose-1-phosphate adenylyltransferase, producing MAIERELRIAPRRAIALVLAGGRGSRLKQLTDRRAKPAVHFGGKFRIIDFALSNCINSGFRRISVITQYKSHSLLVHLQRGWGFLRGEINEFVDFLPAQQRIDETSWYQGTADAVYQNLDILQGHGAEHVLILAGDHIYKMDYAAMLAWHISRGADVTVPCVEVPRMDATGFGVMHVDDHDQVVSFLEKPADPPAIPGKPDKALASMGIYVFNAKFLYDQLRRDAADPTSSRDFGKDLIPYLVPRAKVMAHRFQDSCIYSQPDAAPYWRDVGTIDAYWEANLDLTKVTPDLNLYDRQWPIFTYQEQLPPAKFVFDSDDRRGMAVDSLVSGGCIISGARITQSLLFSSVRANSYSSLTEAVVLPQCDIGRHARLTKVVVDRGCRIPDHLVVGENPDEDARRFHRTESGVTLITRDMLARLGA from the coding sequence GTGGCTATCGAACGTGAACTGCGGATCGCGCCGCGGCGCGCCATCGCGCTGGTGCTCGCCGGGGGGCGAGGCAGCCGCCTGAAGCAGCTCACCGACCGGCGCGCCAAGCCGGCGGTCCATTTCGGCGGCAAGTTCCGCATCATCGATTTCGCGCTGTCCAACTGCATCAATTCCGGGTTCCGCCGGATCAGCGTCATCACCCAGTACAAGTCCCACAGCCTCCTGGTCCACCTGCAGCGCGGCTGGGGCTTCCTGCGCGGCGAGATCAACGAGTTCGTCGATTTCCTGCCCGCCCAGCAGCGGATCGACGAGACCTCCTGGTACCAGGGCACCGCCGACGCGGTTTACCAGAACCTGGACATCCTGCAGGGCCATGGCGCGGAGCACGTGCTGATCCTGGCCGGCGACCACATCTACAAGATGGATTACGCCGCCATGCTGGCGTGGCACATCAGCCGGGGCGCCGACGTGACGGTCCCGTGCGTCGAGGTGCCGCGCATGGACGCGACCGGCTTCGGCGTCATGCATGTGGACGACCACGACCAGGTCGTCAGCTTCCTGGAGAAGCCGGCCGACCCGCCGGCGATCCCCGGCAAGCCGGACAAGGCGCTGGCCAGCATGGGGATCTACGTCTTCAACGCCAAGTTCCTGTACGACCAGCTCCGGCGCGACGCCGCGGACCCGACCTCCAGCCGCGACTTCGGCAAGGACCTGATCCCCTACCTGGTGCCGCGCGCCAAGGTGATGGCGCACCGGTTCCAGGACAGCTGCATCTACAGCCAGCCCGACGCGGCGCCGTACTGGCGCGACGTCGGCACGATCGACGCCTACTGGGAGGCCAACCTGGACCTGACCAAGGTGACGCCGGACCTGAACCTCTACGACAGGCAATGGCCGATCTTCACCTACCAGGAGCAGCTGCCGCCGGCCAAGTTCGTGTTCGACAGCGACGACCGGCGCGGCATGGCGGTGGACAGCCTGGTGTCGGGCGGCTGCATCATCTCGGGCGCCAGGATAACCCAGTCGCTGCTGTTCAGCTCGGTGCGGGCCAACTCCTATTCCAGCCTGACCGAGGCGGTCGTGCTGCCCCAGTGCGACATCGGCCGTCACGCGCGGCTGACCAAGGTGGTGGTCGACCGCGGCTGCCGCATTCCCGACCATCTGGTGGTGGGGGAGAACCCGGACGAGGACGCGCGGCGCTTCCACCGGACCGAATCGGGGGTCACGCTGATCACCCGCGACATGCTCGCCCGGCTGGGCGCCTGA
- the recQ gene encoding DNA helicase RecQ: MHGRPPHGRDAALETLQRVYGYDAFRGQQARIIDHVIAGGDALVLMPTGGGKSLCFQIPALVRPGVAVVVSPLIALMRDQVDALRQVGVNAAYLNSSLDWRDAAEVERQVAQGELDLIYVAPERLVTPRFLDLLERSRVCLFALDEAHCVSQWGHDFRPEYLQLSILHERFPTVPRVALTATADEQTRADIQARLNLGDAKVFIDSFDRPNITYRVVPKQEPRRQLWSFIQTHHAEDAGIVYCLSRAKVDETAAWLAAQGREVVPYHAGLDAQTREANQDRFIKGEGVIVVATVAFGMGIDKPNVRFVAHLDLPKSMEAYYQETGRAGRDGLPADAWMAYGLSDVVAMRQMLESSEAPAEIKRIERHKLEALIGFCETAACRRQVLLNYFGEVLPEPCGNCDTCLEPVETFDGSIAAQKALAAVYRTGQMFGTGHLIDVLRGTVTEKVAKFGHDQIKTFGVGADMSKQEWGSVYRQLVAAGYLKVDHEGYGALHLTRSAAPVLKGQQGVRLRRDNQAAVKKSLRAQRGSRGGSSAPAVLSPADDDLWHKLKACRLELARAQGVPPYVIFHDSTLLEIVRQKPRDAWRMGQIAGVGASKLERYGDAFLDVVRRHG; this comes from the coding sequence ATACATGGCCGGCCCCCCCACGGCCGGGACGCGGCGCTGGAAACGCTTCAGCGGGTCTACGGCTATGATGCCTTCCGCGGCCAGCAGGCGCGGATCATCGACCATGTGATCGCCGGCGGCGACGCCCTGGTGCTGATGCCGACCGGCGGCGGCAAGTCGCTGTGCTTCCAGATCCCGGCCCTGGTGCGTCCCGGCGTCGCGGTCGTCGTCTCGCCGCTGATCGCATTGATGCGCGACCAGGTGGACGCCCTGCGCCAGGTCGGCGTCAACGCCGCCTACCTGAACTCCTCGCTCGACTGGCGCGACGCCGCCGAGGTCGAGCGGCAGGTGGCGCAGGGCGAGCTGGACCTGATCTACGTGGCGCCCGAGCGGCTGGTCACGCCCCGCTTCCTCGACCTGCTGGAGCGCAGCCGGGTCTGCCTGTTCGCGCTGGACGAGGCGCACTGCGTGTCCCAGTGGGGACACGATTTCCGGCCGGAATACCTTCAGCTCTCGATCCTGCACGAGCGGTTCCCCACGGTGCCGCGCGTGGCATTGACCGCGACCGCGGACGAGCAGACCCGGGCGGACATCCAGGCGCGCCTGAACCTGGGCGACGCCAAGGTCTTCATCGACAGCTTCGACCGGCCCAACATCACCTACCGCGTGGTGCCCAAGCAGGAGCCGAGGCGCCAGCTCTGGTCCTTCATCCAGACCCACCACGCCGAGGACGCCGGCATCGTCTATTGCCTGAGCCGCGCCAAGGTGGACGAGACGGCGGCCTGGCTCGCCGCCCAGGGCCGCGAGGTCGTGCCCTACCATGCCGGCCTGGACGCCCAGACGCGGGAGGCCAACCAGGACCGCTTCATCAAGGGCGAGGGCGTGATCGTGGTCGCCACGGTCGCCTTCGGCATGGGCATCGACAAGCCCAACGTGCGCTTCGTCGCCCACCTGGACCTGCCCAAGAGCATGGAGGCCTATTACCAGGAGACCGGGCGCGCCGGCCGCGACGGGCTGCCGGCCGACGCCTGGATGGCCTACGGCCTGTCCGACGTGGTCGCGATGCGCCAGATGCTGGAATCCAGCGAGGCGCCGGCCGAGATCAAGCGGATCGAGCGCCACAAGCTCGAAGCCCTGATCGGCTTCTGCGAGACCGCCGCCTGCCGCCGCCAGGTGCTGCTGAACTATTTCGGCGAGGTGCTGCCGGAGCCCTGCGGCAACTGCGACACCTGCCTGGAGCCGGTCGAGACCTTCGACGGCAGCATCGCGGCCCAGAAGGCGCTGGCCGCCGTCTACCGCACCGGCCAGATGTTCGGCACCGGGCACCTGATCGACGTGCTGCGCGGCACCGTGACGGAGAAGGTCGCCAAGTTCGGCCACGACCAGATCAAGACCTTCGGCGTGGGCGCCGATATGAGCAAGCAGGAGTGGGGCTCGGTCTACCGCCAGCTGGTCGCCGCCGGATACCTGAAGGTCGACCACGAGGGCTACGGCGCGCTCCACCTGACCCGGTCGGCCGCCCCGGTGCTGAAGGGCCAGCAGGGCGTCCGGCTGCGCCGCGACAACCAGGCGGCGGTCAAGAAGTCGCTGCGCGCCCAGCGCGGCAGCCGCGGCGGCAGCAGCGCCCCCGCGGTGCTCAGCCCGGCCGACGACGACCTGTGGCACAAGCTCAAGGCCTGCCGGCTGGAGCTGGCGCGCGCCCAGGGGGTGCCGCCCTACGTCATCTTCCATGACAGCACCCTGCTGGAGATCGTCCGCCAGAAGCCGCGCGACGCCTGGCGCATGGGGCAGATCGCCGGCGTCGGCGCCAGCAAGCTGGAGCGTTACGGCGACGCCTTCCTGGACGTGGTCCGCCGACACGGCTGA
- the kdpB gene encoding potassium-transporting ATPase subunit KdpB, which translates to MSHRTSEISLFDAGIAAQVAGAAVRKLDPRELARNPVLFVTAVVAVLTTVLFVRDLVIGGGGGGDEGAAGLAVAGQITAWLWVTVLFANFAEAVAEGRGKAQAASLRRTKTETAARRLADPAAAEWQSVPAASLRAGDFVVVEAGEVIPGDGDVVAGIATVDESAITGESAAVIRESGGDRSAVTGGTRVVSDRIVVRITVNPGESFLDRMITLVEGAKRQKTPNEIALNILLAGMTIIFLVVVVTLEAFARYSGISLPVVFLVALLVTLIPTTIGGLLSAIGIAGMDRLVRFNVIAKSGRAVEAAGDIDTLLLDKTGTITLGARQAAEFAPVSGVDERDLAEAAFLASLADDTPEGKSIVALAGRRFGFQRVETSDFAFVPFTAQTRMSGVDMPSGFGAEPVSIRISIRKGAADAIARHVGEGAVPRDLRQAVERIAKAGGTPLVVAKGGRVLGAIHLKDIVKPAIRERFATLRRMGIRTVMITGDNPLTAAAIAAEAGVDDFLAEATPERKLELIRQEQAEGKLVAMCGDGSNDAPALAQADVGVAMNTGTQAAREAGNMVDLESDPTKLIEIVMIGKQLLMSRGALTTFSIANDVAKYFAIVPALFVAAYPQLEALNVMGLGSASSAILSAIIFNALVIVALIPLALKGVRYQPAGAASLLRRNLLVYGLGGLVVPFIGIKLIDLGVNALGLV; encoded by the coding sequence ATGAGCCACCGCACTTCCGAGATTTCCCTGTTCGACGCCGGCATCGCGGCGCAGGTGGCGGGTGCTGCCGTGCGCAAGCTCGACCCGCGCGAGCTGGCCCGCAACCCCGTCCTGTTCGTGACCGCCGTGGTGGCGGTGCTGACCACCGTCCTGTTCGTCCGCGACTTGGTCATCGGCGGCGGGGGCGGCGGCGATGAGGGCGCCGCCGGCCTCGCGGTGGCCGGCCAGATCACGGCCTGGCTGTGGGTCACCGTGCTGTTCGCCAACTTCGCCGAGGCGGTCGCCGAGGGTCGGGGCAAGGCCCAGGCGGCCAGCCTGCGCCGCACCAAGACGGAGACCGCCGCCCGCAGGCTGGCCGACCCGGCCGCGGCGGAGTGGCAGTCGGTCCCCGCCGCCAGCCTGCGGGCCGGCGACTTCGTGGTGGTGGAGGCGGGCGAGGTGATCCCCGGCGACGGCGACGTGGTCGCCGGCATCGCGACGGTGGACGAATCCGCCATCACCGGCGAGTCCGCCGCCGTCATCCGCGAGAGCGGCGGCGACCGCTCGGCGGTAACCGGCGGCACTCGCGTCGTGTCGGACCGGATCGTGGTCCGGATCACCGTCAACCCGGGCGAGAGCTTCCTGGACCGCATGATCACGCTGGTCGAGGGCGCCAAGCGCCAGAAGACCCCCAACGAGATCGCGTTGAACATCCTGCTGGCCGGCATGACCATCATCTTCCTGGTGGTCGTGGTGACGCTGGAAGCCTTCGCCCGCTATTCCGGAATCAGCCTGCCCGTGGTGTTCCTGGTGGCCCTGCTGGTCACGCTGATCCCGACCACTATCGGCGGACTGCTGTCGGCGATCGGCATCGCCGGCATGGACCGGCTGGTGCGCTTCAACGTCATCGCCAAGTCCGGCCGCGCGGTCGAGGCGGCGGGCGACATCGACACGCTGCTGCTGGACAAGACCGGAACCATCACCCTGGGTGCCCGGCAGGCGGCGGAGTTCGCCCCCGTCTCCGGCGTGGACGAGCGCGACCTGGCGGAGGCCGCCTTCCTCGCCTCGCTGGCCGACGACACGCCGGAGGGCAAGTCGATCGTGGCGCTGGCCGGGCGCCGGTTCGGCTTCCAGCGGGTGGAGACCTCGGACTTCGCCTTCGTCCCCTTCACCGCGCAGACCCGGATGAGCGGCGTGGACATGCCGTCCGGGTTCGGCGCGGAACCGGTCAGCATCCGCATCAGCATCCGCAAGGGCGCCGCCGACGCGATCGCCCGCCATGTCGGGGAGGGCGCCGTGCCGCGCGACCTGCGCCAGGCGGTCGAGCGGATCGCCAAGGCCGGCGGCACGCCGCTGGTCGTGGCGAAGGGCGGCCGGGTGCTGGGCGCCATCCACCTGAAGGACATCGTCAAGCCGGCGATCCGGGAGCGTTTCGCGACGCTGCGCCGGATGGGCATCCGGACCGTCATGATCACCGGCGACAACCCGCTGACCGCCGCCGCGATCGCCGCCGAGGCCGGGGTGGATGATTTCCTGGCGGAGGCCACGCCCGAGCGCAAGCTGGAGCTGATCCGGCAGGAGCAGGCCGAGGGCAAGCTGGTCGCCATGTGCGGCGACGGTTCCAACGACGCGCCGGCGCTGGCCCAGGCCGACGTGGGCGTCGCCATGAACACCGGCACCCAGGCGGCCCGCGAGGCCGGCAACATGGTGGACCTGGAGAGCGACCCGACCAAGCTGATCGAGATCGTGATGATCGGCAAGCAGCTGCTGATGAGCCGCGGCGCGCTGACCACCTTCTCCATCGCCAACGACGTGGCGAAGTACTTCGCCATCGTCCCGGCGCTGTTCGTGGCGGCCTATCCCCAGCTGGAGGCGCTGAACGTGATGGGCCTGGGCAGCGCCTCCAGCGCGATCCTGTCGGCGATCATCTTCAACGCCCTGGTCATCGTGGCGCTGATCCCGCTGGCCCTGAAGGGCGTCCGCTACCAGCCGGCGGGAGCCGCCAGCCTGCTGCGGCGGAACCTGCTGGTCTATGGGCTGGGCGGGCTCGTCGTGCCGTTCATCGGCATCAAGCTGATCGACCTGGGCGTCAACGCCCTGGGCCTGGTCTGA
- a CDS encoding sensor histidine kinase encodes MAETDRPSPEALLAEANRERRGRLKVFLGAAPGVGKTYAMLEAARDQRLDGVDVVVGIVETHGRHDTEALLDGLEVLPRRPVEYRDLTFREMDLDAILKRRPRLALVDELAHTNVPGSRHLKRHQDVEEILAAGIDVYSTLNIQHLESLNDVVERITGIRVRETVPDGVLQTADEIELIDLPPQTLIKRLAEGKVYVPDQARRAIDHFFSAGTLTALREMALRAAAERVDAQMVNYMRAHAIPGPWPTRERILACVGDGGAVMRLVRTAKRTADRRQAPWMAVHVETWRHAALPEEAKNRISDALRLAGQLGAETRVIQGESVVAELLDFARARNVSQIIAGRPRGGRLPFLRRRNVTAELLARADSFDVTVVGGEDEGEAKPPPAATRRKRLDWTGYAVAAVATAAASACGYGLSLFLDLPNISLIYLMAVLLVAIRHGLGPSIAVSVASFMAYNFFFTDPLFTFDIADTRNILTVVFFLVTAFITSNLAARVRSQVEATRLSARRTANLYDFSSRIAAAADQDDVLWAVVHHVASTLRGRSLVLLPEDGRLAVRAGFPPEDRLDDKARAAADWAWTNAQPAGRGSATLPTSDWLFLPLKTGRGPVGVLGVQIEAAGRLLSPEESRLLDTLADQAALAIERTNLVADIEHARLATETERLRSALLSSLSHDLRTPLVSILGAASSLVSYEGTLNPADRLELAQTIQEEAERLNRFVQNLLDMTRLGSGQLRPRADWVDLRDIVASAIERAKKLLRRRTVKVEIDPLVPLLRLDPMLMEQVVFNLIDNACKYSPPGTPVTVWAVARGDQVIVEVCDQGPGISPEDRERIFDMFYRVEEGDSRTAGTGLGLAICRGIVEAHGGRISAQPGLNGAGTCIVMRLPTAAPPEVVE; translated from the coding sequence ATGGCCGAAACCGACCGACCCTCGCCCGAAGCGCTGCTCGCGGAAGCCAACCGCGAGCGGCGCGGCCGCCTCAAGGTCTTCCTGGGCGCGGCACCCGGCGTGGGCAAGACCTACGCCATGCTGGAAGCGGCGCGCGACCAGAGGCTCGACGGGGTGGACGTGGTCGTCGGGATTGTCGAGACCCATGGAAGGCACGACACCGAGGCCCTGCTCGACGGGCTGGAGGTGCTGCCGCGCCGGCCGGTCGAGTACCGCGACCTGACCTTCCGCGAGATGGACCTGGACGCCATCCTGAAGCGCCGGCCGAGGCTGGCGCTGGTGGACGAGCTGGCGCACACCAACGTCCCCGGCAGCCGGCACCTGAAGCGGCACCAGGACGTCGAGGAGATCCTGGCCGCCGGGATCGACGTCTATTCGACCCTCAACATCCAGCACCTGGAAAGCCTGAACGACGTCGTCGAGCGCATCACGGGCATCCGGGTGCGCGAGACGGTGCCCGACGGCGTGCTCCAGACCGCCGACGAGATCGAGCTGATCGACCTGCCGCCGCAGACGCTGATCAAGCGGCTGGCGGAGGGCAAGGTCTATGTCCCGGACCAGGCCCGGCGCGCGATCGACCATTTCTTCTCCGCCGGGACCCTGACCGCGCTGCGGGAGATGGCGCTGCGCGCCGCCGCCGAGCGGGTCGACGCGCAGATGGTCAACTACATGCGCGCCCACGCGATCCCGGGGCCGTGGCCGACCCGCGAGCGCATCCTGGCCTGCGTCGGCGACGGCGGGGCGGTGATGCGGCTGGTGCGCACCGCCAAGCGGACGGCGGACCGCCGCCAGGCGCCGTGGATGGCGGTTCATGTCGAGACCTGGCGCCATGCCGCGTTGCCGGAGGAGGCCAAGAACCGGATCTCGGATGCCCTGCGGCTCGCCGGGCAACTGGGCGCCGAGACCAGGGTGATCCAGGGCGAGTCCGTCGTCGCCGAGCTGCTGGACTTCGCCCGCGCCCGCAACGTCAGCCAGATCATCGCCGGCCGGCCGCGCGGCGGCAGGCTGCCGTTCCTGCGCCGGCGCAACGTCACGGCGGAGCTGCTGGCCCGCGCCGACAGCTTCGACGTGACGGTGGTCGGCGGCGAGGACGAGGGGGAGGCCAAGCCGCCGCCGGCCGCTACCCGCAGGAAGCGCCTGGACTGGACCGGCTACGCCGTCGCGGCCGTGGCGACCGCGGCGGCCTCGGCCTGCGGCTACGGCCTCAGCCTGTTCCTGGACCTGCCCAACATCTCGCTGATTTACCTGATGGCGGTGCTGCTGGTCGCGATCCGCCACGGGCTGGGACCGTCGATCGCCGTGTCGGTCGCCAGCTTCATGGCGTACAACTTCTTCTTCACCGACCCGCTGTTCACCTTCGACATCGCCGACACGCGGAACATCCTGACGGTGGTGTTCTTCTTGGTCACGGCCTTCATCACCAGCAACTTGGCCGCCCGTGTCCGCTCCCAGGTGGAGGCGACCCGGCTGAGCGCCCGGCGGACCGCCAACCTCTACGACTTCAGCAGCCGGATCGCGGCGGCGGCCGACCAGGACGACGTGCTGTGGGCCGTGGTCCATCACGTGGCGTCCACGCTGCGCGGCCGATCGCTGGTCCTGCTGCCGGAGGACGGCCGGCTCGCCGTCCGGGCCGGCTTCCCGCCGGAAGACAGGCTGGACGACAAGGCGCGGGCCGCCGCCGACTGGGCCTGGACCAACGCCCAGCCGGCCGGCCGGGGCTCCGCCACGCTGCCGACCTCGGACTGGCTGTTCCTGCCGCTGAAGACCGGGCGCGGGCCGGTCGGCGTGCTGGGCGTCCAGATCGAGGCCGCGGGCCGGCTGCTCTCGCCGGAGGAGAGCCGACTGCTCGACACCCTGGCCGACCAGGCCGCCCTGGCGATCGAGCGCACCAACCTGGTGGCCGACATCGAGCATGCGCGCTTGGCGACCGAGACCGAGCGCCTGCGCTCCGCCCTGCTCTCCTCCCTGTCGCACGACCTGCGCACGCCGCTGGTCTCGATCCTGGGGGCCGCCTCCAGCCTGGTCTCCTACGAGGGGACGCTGAACCCCGCCGACCGGCTGGAACTGGCCCAGACCATCCAGGAGGAGGCCGAGCGGCTGAACCGCTTCGTGCAGAACCTGCTGGACATGACGCGGCTGGGTTCCGGGCAACTCCGGCCCCGCGCCGACTGGGTCGACCTGCGCGACATCGTGGCGTCCGCGATCGAGCGGGCGAAGAAGCTTCTGCGCCGCCGCACGGTCAAGGTCGAGATCGACCCCTTGGTGCCGCTGCTGCGCCTGGACCCGATGCTGATGGAGCAGGTCGTCTTCAACCTGATCGACAATGCGTGCAAATACTCGCCGCCGGGAACGCCGGTCACCGTCTGGGCGGTCGCGCGCGGGGACCAGGTCATCGTCGAGGTGTGCGACCAGGGGCCGGGAATATCCCCGGAGGACCGCGAGCGGATCTTCGACATGTTCTACCGCGTCGAGGAGGGCGACAGCCGCACGGCGGGAACCGGCCTGGGCCTGGCGATCTGCCGCGGCATCGTCGAGGCCCATGGCGGCCGCATCTCCGCCCAGCCCGGCCTGAACGGCGCCGGCACCTGCATCGTCATGCGCCTGCCGACGGCGGCGCCGCCGGAGGTGGTCGAATGA
- the kdpC gene encoding potassium-transporting ATPase subunit KdpC: MFKELKPALKMLAVLTLITGVLYPLAVTGIAGVLFPVQAHGSLVQRDGKTVGSALIAQPFARPEHFQPRPSAVGYEAAASGASNLGPSSGKLAEDVRDRTAAQQAANPDAAARGPVPVELVAASGSGLDPHLSPEAALWQVPRIAKARGIPEADLRALVARLTEGRTLGVFGEPRVNVLMLNLALDGT, encoded by the coding sequence ATGTTCAAGGAACTGAAGCCGGCGCTGAAGATGCTGGCCGTGCTGACACTCATCACCGGCGTGCTCTACCCGCTGGCCGTCACCGGGATCGCCGGCGTGCTGTTTCCGGTCCAGGCCCATGGCAGCCTGGTGCAGCGCGACGGCAAGACCGTCGGCTCCGCGCTGATCGCCCAGCCCTTCGCCCGGCCGGAGCATTTCCAGCCCCGACCCTCGGCGGTCGGGTACGAGGCCGCCGCCTCCGGTGCCTCCAACCTGGGACCGTCCAGCGGGAAGCTGGCCGAGGATGTCCGGGACCGGACTGCGGCCCAGCAGGCGGCCAACCCGGATGCCGCCGCGCGCGGGCCGGTTCCGGTCGAACTGGTGGCGGCGTCGGGCAGCGGGCTCGACCCGCATCTATCGCCGGAAGCCGCGCTGTGGCAGGTACCGCGGATCGCGAAGGCGCGCGGAATTCCCGAGGCCGACCTGCGGGCGCTGGTCGCCCGCCTGACGGAGGGCAGGACACTGGGCGTTTTCGGCGAGCCGCGCGTTAACGTGCTGATGCTCAACCTCGCTCTCGACGGGACCTGA